The Vibrio diazotrophicus DNA window ACGGTCTGTGTTACGAGAGTTACAAATCAGCCCTGCTAGACGTACACTACCTGTCGCTGCATATTTGCAGATACCTTTAGAGATGTTGTTTGCAGCGTACATTGCCATCATCTCGCCAGAACATACGATGTAGATTTCTTGCGCTTTGTTTTCACGAATTGGCATCGCGAAACCACCACACACAACGTCACCCAATACGTCGTAGAAAACGAAATCTAAGTCATCTTCATACGCGCCTTCTTCTTCGAGGAAGTTGATTGCTGTGATAACACCGCGACCAGCACAACCTACGCCTGGCTCAGGGCCGCCTGATTCCACACAGCGAACATCGCCATAACCGACTTTCAATACATCTTCTAGTTCGATGTCTTCAACCGTACCGGCTTCCGCTGCCATTTCCATGATGGTGTTTTGTGCTTTTGAGTGCAGGATGAGACGAGTTGAGTCCGCTTTCGGGTCACAACCGATAATCATTACTTTCTTACCCGCTTCAGCCAACGCTGCCACTAAGTTCTGAGTGGTAGTGGACTTGCCGATGCCGCCTTTTCCGTAAATTGCACATTGACGAATTGCCATGGTCTATCTCCTTGTTAAATTAGACTCACGGTCGTTATTGCGAGATCTGTACCATCAGAAAATCAACGATTTTTCAATCGATTAGCAATTAGTGTTAGAAGAAACAATCAAACATTGTCTGCTTTGCAACAAGCCTTTGTCGGCTGATTGTAGGAGGGGTTAACGGTGAGAATGATTGGTTAGCGAACTTGCTATCGAGAGTCGATAGAAATGAAAAAGGCGCATAAGCGCCTTTATAAATGAGGTAGTTAGAACTAGAGCGTAGAACTAGCGAATTAAGAAACGATTAAGCAGATACAGAATCGATTTACGATGGTTCAATAACCATGAACTGCGTGGTAACTTACTCCACGAACGCACCACCGTTTTAGCATGGGTAAAGGTCTTGAAGCCTTCAATCCCATGATAATGCCCCATACCTGAATCTCCGATACCACCAAATGGCGCAGAATCAGCAGCAACATGCATCAAAGTATCATTAATACACACTCCGCCACTGTGCGTGTGCTTGAGAACATATTCAGCAATATCGTTATCATCAGTCATGAGATAGAGCGCTAACGGACGAGCGTGGGAGTTCACTCTCTCAATTGCCTCTTCAATGGTTTTATAACCAATCACAGGCAAAATTGGGCCGAAGATTTCATTTTGCATTAGCCACATATCGTCAGTGACATTCGTGACTAGACTTGGCGCCATCTGCGTTGCTTT harbors:
- the nifH gene encoding nitrogenase iron protein, which produces MAIRQCAIYGKGGIGKSTTTQNLVAALAEAGKKVMIIGCDPKADSTRLILHSKAQNTIMEMAAEAGTVEDIELEDVLKVGYGDVRCVESGGPEPGVGCAGRGVITAINFLEEEGAYEDDLDFVFYDVLGDVVCGGFAMPIRENKAQEIYIVCSGEMMAMYAANNISKGICKYAATGSVRLAGLICNSRNTDREDELIMALADKIGTQMIHFVPRDNIVQRAEIRRMTVIEYDPTCKQADEYRALASKIINNQMFVIPTPVTMDELEELLMEFGILEEEDETIIGKTAAELTA